The following nucleotide sequence is from Aspergillus luchuensis IFO 4308 DNA, chromosome 1, nearly complete sequence.
TTCTGACTTGGAGTTTGTGCTGATGCAGCTGCCGACGAGGTTGTCGATTGAGCTCGAGATCTCTGTGGCGCGCTCGAGACTAAACCAAACGACCTGACTTGTTCCAGATGGAACGCAAAGCAGTCAAGTTCTTGCTCGTTATAGGACACAAGATGGCGCTCTTCAGCCGTTAGGCGGTTCTCGTCCGATCCGGACCTCTTGGTCCGCAGGCAGGCTCTGACGATGGACATTAGGAGAGTAGCGCCCATTTCTGCCAGTACCACAGAGGCATGCAACCCTCGGATCCCGACAAATTGAATGACGAACCCAATAAGGGTAATAATCACAGTAAACACGAGCAATGGCCCTTTGCCGAAGATTCCAGGGCTTCTGACTGATTTAATGTACAAGAGGTCTTCAGTCGCCTTGGAATTAGGTCCCTCGTTAACACCTAGAAAAGCCCCAAAAACTTGGTCACCGACATCCTGGCCGCCGGGCTGCAACCAGTAGATCTTGCTGGGCATTGCAGGTCGAATGTAGCATTCGGTGGATGAGCgctcgatgatgaaggcgcACAGGAACATACCGATGCAGAGAAAGATAGACCCCAGGGAAAACAGCGGAAAAGCATAGCTTACGACAAGGCTTCCGTCTTTTTTAAACTGTAAAGGAAAGAGGTAGACAGTTATTGCAGCGTATACAATGACCCCTGACATAATCTGTCAATATAGGCCACTGGCAATACCAAAGACATGTCACGTCAACTCACCAACTTGCAGACCTAGCCCcaaaacagcagcagcatagaACCAGCCTTGGCTGCTCTTCTCAATTCCCTTGTTCAAGGACAGATTCGGGATATCGAGCTCGGGCAAGTATTCCTTCTCATCGAGAATCCAACTTCCTTTGCCCGCCAACCAAGCACCCTCACGAAGGGCATCGCGCAAAGTTCCTATCCGGTAGGAGCGCTCCTTTGTCTGAGGATCTGTCTCCTCCCAGGCAATGACCTCTAGTAGTCGAGGTCTTCCGAACACCCTAGAGATTCCTCCATTGTTAAACATCTCTGCGGTTGTCTCGGACACGCATGACAAGAGTTCATTTTCAGCTTCACCAGGGCCCTCTTGAGCTCGCCCTATGAACGCGCGGAGAGACGAGTTTCCGCAAACACGAATGACGGAAACCACAGCCGTCAGAATACCCAATGGGGCcacagagaagagaaagttaTCTAAGATGCTGGTGGATTCAGATAAGAACTGCTTGCTCAGTCGCTCACCAAAAAGGGATATAAGAGGCGCCTAAAATTTCAATATTACTGAACTTGCCCCAAAATCTGTGTATGAAAGGCGACATACCAAATCTGTAGCAAGGTCATCTGCAAAATCATCCCAGCCGGTGGCCAAAGCACCGGGAAGTAATGATAGTATAGTAATAAGCGATAGATGCCACACCATAGTGAGGCACACGGTATGACAGACAGTCTGACAGAAAAGTTTAAGATTTTCCCCCTAAAACATCGGCGGAAAATAGGATATAGCTGAATCAAATACATCTGCTATATTTACCAACATTCCACCCTCCAGGATAGCTGCAGCTCAGCCTTGTCGCCTGTTCACAGCCCCGCGCGGACTCGACCGAAACACCAGCTCATCTTGCATCCCGGCGGTTGGAGCTGTCTTTGAATCGCTGCCCAACAAATCACAGTTAATAATTGAATATAACACTAAATAGCTAAACGCCCGTGTTATGCATAAGGATTGTAGGTCGTCTATGAGTGGACACATCGTTGTGGCGTACCATAATCGTCGGCGCTAACAAGAGTCGGTCGTCGTTTCTCATGCCGGGGCGAGGGGAGATTGACTCGCCTTTAGAGGCTTAGCCGTGTAAGACACAGTGAAGGTGAGCGAAACTTAAGCGCCGACAATTAGAAGATCGTAACAATGATCGTACTTAAAGCAGGAATAAGTCGAGGTCTAGAGTGAAATCTTTCACGGCAAAGACTACAGGAGCGGTAAACCCGCAATCAAGGACAGATACGTAACGAGCAACTTCTGTCCGTAGTTGGCAAGACACATCCCAGTTACTTCTATGACTAGAATAATTTCACCATTAACCCAAGTAGTCTGCGACGCGCTATCCCAACTGACCCGAACTCAACGGTTTTGCCGAATAATAATGTAATCAACCACCAACGCCTTTCCCATGAGCAAATGAGgttgagagaaagaaaatcaaatgGCGCCTCTCCAGCCTGCACttgaataagaaatataaaaaacgAATAGGATTTCGACTGGCCACACATCTAAAAGATGCTGTTGACAATGTTCGAACCGACGGTAGCACCGGCACCGAAGATAGCTAGGTGTGATTGTCAGTAAGAATGATTGTAGATAAGGAGATGTCCACGGCGCATCAATTCGATATGTCAAAGTGCGCGCGCATTGCTTGAAACGTACCGGCATTGCCCATCTTCTTGCCAAACTTCTTGCCCTGCTCCTCAAACTTGGACTTcttgccctcctcacccGGGGGCGCCGAGCCACTCTGGCTGACTTCCAGCGGCATGTTTCCATAGTTGGTCGGGGGAGGAGACGAAACGGCCTTGTCATTCAGCACGTTCACGTAGCTCCGAGGGAAGATACCCTCAAGGTTGGTGCGCTCATTACGACCACGCCACCCTATAACAAGCGGTTAGCAAGGGAGGTGGCACACAAAGGGTATCGGCAGCCCTACAGTCGGCATTCATGTGTTCCAAGACTTGAATACGATCGTTTGGCTGGAGAGCCAAGTCTCCGGGATCCGTCGGAGTGTAGGCATAGAGCGCCGAGGCGATAGACAGTACCGGTGGAGCTTGGGGATAAGCAGGTGGCGGAACAGGCGGGGTTGAGTACTgttgcggaggaggctgctggtAAGTGGCCTTCTCGTTCAAGGTAGTGTTTGCAAACTGGTTCGTAGGAGGAGAGTACGGGGCAGGGGGCTGCTGGGCGACGACAGGTGGTTGTTGCActggtggctgctgctgaggcacGGGGGCTCTGCTGCGTTCATCGTCCCTCGGTAGTTGCGATAGAATGGATGAGAGTTGTTGCGGAGTAATGACTGATGCATCTGCGAGAAACTCAAGTTCCTAGTGGATCGAAGGATGTCAGCAAGGTGCATCATTGAAGATCAGCTCGAGCAACTCCGTTTACTGAGCGATGCTGACAGGGGAGGGCATCCTACCGATCGGACGTTGCGGAGCGACCGGTTGGTCATAgccgagaagaagtcggACTGGGACGCCATGCTCATGAGGTGGATAGAAAGTAAAAACACACAACAAGAAGGTATCAAGCTTTGCAGATATGCAGATCAAACGAAGACAGTGAAAGACAGGGTTGAAAGAATGAGACAGAGAgacggatgggatggagggagtggacGGAGGCAATCGAtaatgaatgaataataaTGTAACGGCATGGCAGGCCCGCCAGTTGGTTCTCCTTCTACTTGCTAGTCAGTTTGGTACCTGAGGCCCCCAGTCCCGGGGGTGGGTTGCCTGCCGCCAATTGGCTCCGAGAATTTAGTCGGTCTTGTCATTTCAGGCATCACCATATCACAGGCGCCCTTCTGAGACATTGGTCCCTGGATGGGTTTCGCTTGAAGAATCCACATTGTCTTGTTTTCCAGAGTGTGATCGGAGCTTATACTAACACTGCATGTCTGGTGTATCTAACAGCA
It contains:
- a CDS encoding SH3 domain-containing protein (COG:T;~EggNog:ENOG410PPWP;~InterPro:IPR001452,IPR036028;~PFAM:PF07653,PF00018,PF14604;~go_function: GO:0005515 - protein binding [Evidence IEA]) translates to MSMASQSDFFSAMTNRSLRNVRSELEFLADASVITPQQLSSILSQLPRDDERSRAPVPQQQPPVQQPPVVAQQPPAPYSPPTNQFANTTLNEKATYQQPPPQQYSTPPVPPPAYPQAPPVLSIASALYAYTPTDPGDLALQPNDRIQVLEHMNADWWRGRNERTNLEGIFPRSYVNVLNDKAVSSPPPTNYGNMPLEVSQSGSAPPGEEGKKSKFEEQGKKFGKKMGNAAIFGAGATVGSNIVNSIF